A window from Sus scrofa isolate TJ Tabasco breed Duroc chromosome 2, Sscrofa11.1, whole genome shotgun sequence encodes these proteins:
- the MKNK2 gene encoding MAP kinase-interacting serine/threonine-protein kinase 2 isoform X3: MVQKKTAELQGFHRSFKGQNPFELAFSLDQAHHGETDLSLECPARPDMPSSQPIDIPDAKKRGKKKKRCRATDSFSGRFEDVYQLQEDVLGEGAHARVQTCVNLITNQEYAVKIIEKQPGHIRSRVFREVEMLYQCQGHRNVLELIEFFEEEDRFYLVFEKMRGGSILSHIHKRRHFNELEASVVVQDVASALDFLHNKGIAHRDLKPENILCEHPNQVSPVKICDFDLGSGIKLNGDCSPISTPELLTPCGSAEYMAPEVVEAFSEEASIYDKRCDLWSLGVILYILLSGYPPFVGHCGSDCGWDRGEACPACQNMLFESIQEGKYEFPEKDWAHISFAAKDLISKLLVRDAKRRLSAAQVLQHPWVQGCAPENTLPTPMVLQRNSCAKDLTSFAAEAIAMNRQLAQREEDAAEEAGQDQPVVIRATSRCLQLSPPSQSKLAQRRQRASLSAAPVVLVGEHA; the protein is encoded by the exons ATGGTGCAGAAGAAAACAGCCGAACTTCAGGGCTTCCACCGTTCGTTCAAG GGGCAGAATCCTTTCGAGCTGGCCTTCTCCCTAGACCAGGCCCACCACGGGGAGACGGACTTGAGCCTGGAGTGCCCAGCCCGCCCTG ATATGCCCTCGAGCCAGCCCATCGACATCCCTGATGCCAAGAAGAGGggcaagaagaagaagaggtgCCGAGCCACTGACAGTTTTTCTGGCAGGTTTGAAG ATGTCTACCAGCTGCAGGAGGACGTTCTTGGGGAGGGTGCCCACGCCCGCGTGCAGACCTGTGTCAACCTCATCACCAATCAGGAGTATGCCGTCAAG ATCATTGAGAAGCAGCCGGGCCACATTCGGAGTAGGGTTTTCCGGGAGGTGGAGATGTTGTATCAGTGCCAGGGACACAG GAACGTTCTGGAGCTGATTGAGTTCTTTGAGGAGGAGGACCGCTTCTACCTGGTGTTTGAGAAGATGCGGGGCG GCTCCAtcctgagccacatccacaagcGGCGGCACTTCAATGAGCTGGAAGCCAGTGTGGTGGTGCAGGATGTGGCCAGCGCCCTGGACTTTCTACACAACAAAG GGATCGCCCACAGGGATCTAAAGCCGGAAAACATCCTCTGTGAGCACCCCAACCAG GTCTCCCCTGTGAAGATCTGCGACTTTGACCTGGGCAGTGGCATCAAACTCAACGGGGACTGCTCCCCCATTTCCACCCCGGAGCTGCTCACACCG TGCGGTTCCGCTGAGTACATGGCCCCGGAGGTGGTGGAGGCCTTCAGCGAGGAAGCCAGCATCTACGACAAGCGCTGCGACCTCTGGAGCCTGGGCGTCATCCTCTACATACTGCTTAGCGGCTACCCGCCCTTCGTGGGCCACTGCGGCAGCGACTGCGGCTGGGACCGCGGAGAGGCCTGCCCTGCCTGCCAG AACATGCTGTTTGAGAGCATTCAGGAGGGTAAGTACGAGTTTCCTGAGAAGGACTGGGCCCACATCTCCTTCGCTGCCAAAGACCTCATCTCGAAGCTCCTCGTCCGTGATGCCAAGCGGAGGCTGAGCGCTGCCCAAGTCCTGCAGCATCCCTGGGTGCAGGGG TGCGCCCCAGAGAACACGCTGCCCACGCCCATGGTCCTGCAGAG GAACAGCTGTGCCAAAGACCTTACCTCGTTCGCAGCCGAGGCCATTGCCATGAACCGGCAGCTGGCCCAGCGAGAAGAGGACGCGGCCGAGGAGGCGGGGCAGGACCAGCCCGTGGTCATCCGAGCTACCTCACGCTGCCTGCAGCTCTCCCCGCCCTCCCAGTCCAAGTTGGCCCAGCGGCGGCAGCGTGCCAGCCTGTCCGCCGCTCCCGTGGTCCTGGTGGGAGAGCACGCGtga
- the MKNK2 gene encoding MAP kinase-interacting serine/threonine-protein kinase 2 isoform X4, whose protein sequence is MPSSQPIDIPDAKKRGKKKKRCRATDSFSGRFEDVYQLQEDVLGEGAHARVQTCVNLITNQEYAVKIIEKQPGHIRSRVFREVEMLYQCQGHRNVLELIEFFEEEDRFYLVFEKMRGGSILSHIHKRRHFNELEASVVVQDVASALDFLHNKGIAHRDLKPENILCEHPNQVSPVKICDFDLGSGIKLNGDCSPISTPELLTPCGSAEYMAPEVVEAFSEEASIYDKRCDLWSLGVILYILLSGYPPFVGHCGSDCGWDRGEACPACQNMLFESIQEGKYEFPEKDWAHISFAAKDLISKLLVRDAKRRLSAAQVLQHPWVQGCAPENTLPTPMVLQRNSCAKDLTSFAAEAIAMNRQLAQREEDAAEEAGQDQPVVIRATSRCLQLSPPSQSKLAQRRQRASLSAAPVVLVGEHA, encoded by the exons ATGCCCTCGAGCCAGCCCATCGACATCCCTGATGCCAAGAAGAGGggcaagaagaagaagaggtgCCGAGCCACTGACAGTTTTTCTGGCAGGTTTGAAG ATGTCTACCAGCTGCAGGAGGACGTTCTTGGGGAGGGTGCCCACGCCCGCGTGCAGACCTGTGTCAACCTCATCACCAATCAGGAGTATGCCGTCAAG ATCATTGAGAAGCAGCCGGGCCACATTCGGAGTAGGGTTTTCCGGGAGGTGGAGATGTTGTATCAGTGCCAGGGACACAG GAACGTTCTGGAGCTGATTGAGTTCTTTGAGGAGGAGGACCGCTTCTACCTGGTGTTTGAGAAGATGCGGGGCG GCTCCAtcctgagccacatccacaagcGGCGGCACTTCAATGAGCTGGAAGCCAGTGTGGTGGTGCAGGATGTGGCCAGCGCCCTGGACTTTCTACACAACAAAG GGATCGCCCACAGGGATCTAAAGCCGGAAAACATCCTCTGTGAGCACCCCAACCAG GTCTCCCCTGTGAAGATCTGCGACTTTGACCTGGGCAGTGGCATCAAACTCAACGGGGACTGCTCCCCCATTTCCACCCCGGAGCTGCTCACACCG TGCGGTTCCGCTGAGTACATGGCCCCGGAGGTGGTGGAGGCCTTCAGCGAGGAAGCCAGCATCTACGACAAGCGCTGCGACCTCTGGAGCCTGGGCGTCATCCTCTACATACTGCTTAGCGGCTACCCGCCCTTCGTGGGCCACTGCGGCAGCGACTGCGGCTGGGACCGCGGAGAGGCCTGCCCTGCCTGCCAG AACATGCTGTTTGAGAGCATTCAGGAGGGTAAGTACGAGTTTCCTGAGAAGGACTGGGCCCACATCTCCTTCGCTGCCAAAGACCTCATCTCGAAGCTCCTCGTCCGTGATGCCAAGCGGAGGCTGAGCGCTGCCCAAGTCCTGCAGCATCCCTGGGTGCAGGGG TGCGCCCCAGAGAACACGCTGCCCACGCCCATGGTCCTGCAGAG GAACAGCTGTGCCAAAGACCTTACCTCGTTCGCAGCCGAGGCCATTGCCATGAACCGGCAGCTGGCCCAGCGAGAAGAGGACGCGGCCGAGGAGGCGGGGCAGGACCAGCCCGTGGTCATCCGAGCTACCTCACGCTGCCTGCAGCTCTCCCCGCCCTCCCAGTCCAAGTTGGCCCAGCGGCGGCAGCGTGCCAGCCTGTCCGCCGCTCCCGTGGTCCTGGTGGGAGAGCACGCGtga
- the MKNK2 gene encoding MAP kinase-interacting serine/threonine-protein kinase 2 isoform X1: MVQKKTAELQGFHRSFKGQNPFELAFSLDQAHHGETDLSLECPARPDMPSSQPIDIPDAKKRGKKKKRCRATDSFSGRFEDVYQLQEDVLGEGAHARVQTCVNLITNQEYAVKIIEKQPGHIRSRVFREVEMLYQCQGHRNVLELIEFFEEEDRFYLVFEKMRGGSILSHIHKRRHFNELEASVVVQDVASALDFLHNKGIAHRDLKPENILCEHPNQVSPVKICDFDLGSGIKLNGDCSPISTPELLTPCGSAEYMAPEVVEAFSEEASIYDKRCDLWSLGVILYILLSGYPPFVGHCGSDCGWDRGEACPACQNMLFESIQEGKYEFPEKDWAHISFAAKDLISKLLVRDAKRRLSAAQVLQHPWVQGCAPENTLPTPMVLQSRGHCHEPAAGPARRGRGRGGGAGPARGHPSYLTLPAALPALPVQVGPAAAACQPVRRSRGPGGRARVTPSFPLYIGRPTPFRSKDFFKLLPAGDQRAARPPAGFLGAKLSSGGSFYIRFLLLGFFSFFLFPFFKKRFFPPLNGVKSKAGAGEENGGRAAGWAPSRRPGPRCARYCEGPSPPPA, encoded by the exons ATGGTGCAGAAGAAAACAGCCGAACTTCAGGGCTTCCACCGTTCGTTCAAG GGGCAGAATCCTTTCGAGCTGGCCTTCTCCCTAGACCAGGCCCACCACGGGGAGACGGACTTGAGCCTGGAGTGCCCAGCCCGCCCTG ATATGCCCTCGAGCCAGCCCATCGACATCCCTGATGCCAAGAAGAGGggcaagaagaagaagaggtgCCGAGCCACTGACAGTTTTTCTGGCAGGTTTGAAG ATGTCTACCAGCTGCAGGAGGACGTTCTTGGGGAGGGTGCCCACGCCCGCGTGCAGACCTGTGTCAACCTCATCACCAATCAGGAGTATGCCGTCAAG ATCATTGAGAAGCAGCCGGGCCACATTCGGAGTAGGGTTTTCCGGGAGGTGGAGATGTTGTATCAGTGCCAGGGACACAG GAACGTTCTGGAGCTGATTGAGTTCTTTGAGGAGGAGGACCGCTTCTACCTGGTGTTTGAGAAGATGCGGGGCG GCTCCAtcctgagccacatccacaagcGGCGGCACTTCAATGAGCTGGAAGCCAGTGTGGTGGTGCAGGATGTGGCCAGCGCCCTGGACTTTCTACACAACAAAG GGATCGCCCACAGGGATCTAAAGCCGGAAAACATCCTCTGTGAGCACCCCAACCAG GTCTCCCCTGTGAAGATCTGCGACTTTGACCTGGGCAGTGGCATCAAACTCAACGGGGACTGCTCCCCCATTTCCACCCCGGAGCTGCTCACACCG TGCGGTTCCGCTGAGTACATGGCCCCGGAGGTGGTGGAGGCCTTCAGCGAGGAAGCCAGCATCTACGACAAGCGCTGCGACCTCTGGAGCCTGGGCGTCATCCTCTACATACTGCTTAGCGGCTACCCGCCCTTCGTGGGCCACTGCGGCAGCGACTGCGGCTGGGACCGCGGAGAGGCCTGCCCTGCCTGCCAG AACATGCTGTTTGAGAGCATTCAGGAGGGTAAGTACGAGTTTCCTGAGAAGGACTGGGCCCACATCTCCTTCGCTGCCAAAGACCTCATCTCGAAGCTCCTCGTCCGTGATGCCAAGCGGAGGCTGAGCGCTGCCCAAGTCCTGCAGCATCCCTGGGTGCAGGGG TGCGCCCCAGAGAACACGCTGCCCACGCCCATGGTCCTGCAGAG CCGAGGCCATTGCCATGAACCGGCAGCTGGCCCAGCGAGAAGAGGACGCGGCCGAGGAGGCGGGGCAGGACCAGCCCGTGGTCATCCGAGCTACCTCACGCTGCCTGCAGCTCTCCCCGCCCTCCCAGTCCAAGTTGGCCCAGCGGCGGCAGCGTGCCAGCCTGTCCGCCGCTCCCGTGGTCCTGGTGGGAGAGCACGCGtgaccccctccttccctctgtaCATAGGCCGCCCCACCCCCTTCAgatctaaagatttttttaagctattGCCTGCGGGTGACCAGCGGGCTGCCCGCCCCCCAGCTGGCTTCCTAGGCGCTAAGCTCAGCTCCGGGGGGTCTTTTTATATAAGGTTTctgctgttgggttttttttctttttttctgttccctttctttaaaaaaagatttttcccccCTCTTAACGGTGTTAAAAGCAAAGCGGGCGCCGGGGAGGAGAACGGAGGGCGTGCGGCTGGGTGGGCCCCCTCCCGCCGCCCCGGCCCCAGATGCGCCCGGTACTGTGAaggcccctccccgccgcccgcGTGA
- the MKNK2 gene encoding MAP kinase-interacting serine/threonine-protein kinase 2 isoform X2 produces MPSSQPIDIPDAKKRGKKKKRCRATDSFSGRFEDVYQLQEDVLGEGAHARVQTCVNLITNQEYAVKIIEKQPGHIRSRVFREVEMLYQCQGHRNVLELIEFFEEEDRFYLVFEKMRGGSILSHIHKRRHFNELEASVVVQDVASALDFLHNKGIAHRDLKPENILCEHPNQVSPVKICDFDLGSGIKLNGDCSPISTPELLTPCGSAEYMAPEVVEAFSEEASIYDKRCDLWSLGVILYILLSGYPPFVGHCGSDCGWDRGEACPACQNMLFESIQEGKYEFPEKDWAHISFAAKDLISKLLVRDAKRRLSAAQVLQHPWVQGCAPENTLPTPMVLQSRGHCHEPAAGPARRGRGRGGGAGPARGHPSYLTLPAALPALPVQVGPAAAACQPVRRSRGPGGRARVTPSFPLYIGRPTPFRSKDFFKLLPAGDQRAARPPAGFLGAKLSSGGSFYIRFLLLGFFSFFLFPFFKKRFFPPLNGVKSKAGAGEENGGRAAGWAPSRRPGPRCARYCEGPSPPPA; encoded by the exons ATGCCCTCGAGCCAGCCCATCGACATCCCTGATGCCAAGAAGAGGggcaagaagaagaagaggtgCCGAGCCACTGACAGTTTTTCTGGCAGGTTTGAAG ATGTCTACCAGCTGCAGGAGGACGTTCTTGGGGAGGGTGCCCACGCCCGCGTGCAGACCTGTGTCAACCTCATCACCAATCAGGAGTATGCCGTCAAG ATCATTGAGAAGCAGCCGGGCCACATTCGGAGTAGGGTTTTCCGGGAGGTGGAGATGTTGTATCAGTGCCAGGGACACAG GAACGTTCTGGAGCTGATTGAGTTCTTTGAGGAGGAGGACCGCTTCTACCTGGTGTTTGAGAAGATGCGGGGCG GCTCCAtcctgagccacatccacaagcGGCGGCACTTCAATGAGCTGGAAGCCAGTGTGGTGGTGCAGGATGTGGCCAGCGCCCTGGACTTTCTACACAACAAAG GGATCGCCCACAGGGATCTAAAGCCGGAAAACATCCTCTGTGAGCACCCCAACCAG GTCTCCCCTGTGAAGATCTGCGACTTTGACCTGGGCAGTGGCATCAAACTCAACGGGGACTGCTCCCCCATTTCCACCCCGGAGCTGCTCACACCG TGCGGTTCCGCTGAGTACATGGCCCCGGAGGTGGTGGAGGCCTTCAGCGAGGAAGCCAGCATCTACGACAAGCGCTGCGACCTCTGGAGCCTGGGCGTCATCCTCTACATACTGCTTAGCGGCTACCCGCCCTTCGTGGGCCACTGCGGCAGCGACTGCGGCTGGGACCGCGGAGAGGCCTGCCCTGCCTGCCAG AACATGCTGTTTGAGAGCATTCAGGAGGGTAAGTACGAGTTTCCTGAGAAGGACTGGGCCCACATCTCCTTCGCTGCCAAAGACCTCATCTCGAAGCTCCTCGTCCGTGATGCCAAGCGGAGGCTGAGCGCTGCCCAAGTCCTGCAGCATCCCTGGGTGCAGGGG TGCGCCCCAGAGAACACGCTGCCCACGCCCATGGTCCTGCAGAG CCGAGGCCATTGCCATGAACCGGCAGCTGGCCCAGCGAGAAGAGGACGCGGCCGAGGAGGCGGGGCAGGACCAGCCCGTGGTCATCCGAGCTACCTCACGCTGCCTGCAGCTCTCCCCGCCCTCCCAGTCCAAGTTGGCCCAGCGGCGGCAGCGTGCCAGCCTGTCCGCCGCTCCCGTGGTCCTGGTGGGAGAGCACGCGtgaccccctccttccctctgtaCATAGGCCGCCCCACCCCCTTCAgatctaaagatttttttaagctattGCCTGCGGGTGACCAGCGGGCTGCCCGCCCCCCAGCTGGCTTCCTAGGCGCTAAGCTCAGCTCCGGGGGGTCTTTTTATATAAGGTTTctgctgttgggttttttttctttttttctgttccctttctttaaaaaaagatttttcccccCTCTTAACGGTGTTAAAAGCAAAGCGGGCGCCGGGGAGGAGAACGGAGGGCGTGCGGCTGGGTGGGCCCCCTCCCGCCGCCCCGGCCCCAGATGCGCCCGGTACTGTGAaggcccctccccgccgcccgcGTGA